GCTGTTGCTAAATACACCATAAGTACAAAAAACAAATACTTTACAACATCGGTCCAAAACAAGCCTTGACTTGCTACCTCGTAACCACGATGCTCTAAAGCATTAAACAGCCCTTGTACCACGTATAACTGAAAATACCCTAACACTACAATAGTAATGATAAGTAAAAAAGCCAATATTAACGCAATACCTAGCGCGTACAAATATTGCTTAAAAACATTACGGGTAAGTTGCTCGTGATACGAATTCTCGAAACCGGAAAACACTGCATTTACGCCATTTGCCATTAAACCAATGGATAAAACAAACACAGAAGATAATAAACCACCGCGTTGCGATTGGTCGATGTTTTCAAAAATATTTTCAAAGAAAAAATCTGATGTATTTGGTGGTAAAAACGATTCTAGAAACACTAAAAATTCTATTTTAAAATCATCTATAGGTACATATGGAATAATGATAAGCACAAATAATAGAAACGGAAAAATAGCCATAAAAAAACTAAAAGCGATGGCACTAGCTCGTGTAGCTAAAGCACCTTTTGCAATCCCGATAACATAAAGCTCTACCAAATCGTAAAATGAAAGACCTTCTAACCCTGGTAATTTTAATTTTTTTAAAAACCGAACCAAGATATTAATTACAGGAATTTTATCTAGCTTGTCTTCAATGGGTTTTGTCATTAATAAAAAATTAAACAGAATAAATACAAAGTTAATAAAGTAATTACTGAAAGCAAGGTATAAAAAAAGAGTGTCTATATAGACACTCTTTTATATATTTTATGAAATTAAAAACTATTTCATCGCTTTTAAACTTAAATCCATATTATGTACAGAATGTGTTAACGCTCCACAAGAAATAAAATTAACTCCACATTCGGCATAATGACGAATTGTTGCTTCATTTATATTTCCAGAAGATTCTGTTAGACACTTATTACCAATTAATTTTACCGCTTTTCGAGTATCTTCATAATCGAAGTTATCTATCAAAATACGATAAACACCATCTGATTGTAAAATCTCTTCAACTTCACTTAAATCGCGAGCTTCTACCATAATTTGTAGATCTCTACCCGTTTCTGTTAAATATTCTTTAGCCATAGTAATAGCCTTAGTAATACCTCCAGCGAAATCGATATGATTATCTTTAAGCATAATCATGTCGTAAAGCGCAAATCTATGGTTTTCTCCACCACCAATTTTTACAGCCCATTTTTCTAACACACGAATTCCTGGTGTAGTTTTTCTAGTATCTAAAATTTTAGTTTTAGTACCTTCTACCAAATCTACAAACATTCTAGTTTTAGTAGCAATAGCACTCATACGTTGCATTGCGTTTAAAACCGTACGCTCTGCTTTTAAAATAGATTGAGAAGAACCTTCTACATACATAACAATATCTCCGTATGTTACCTCTGTTCCATCTTCAATACGTACATCTAACTTTAGATTTTTATCTACGTATGCAAAAACTTTTTTAGCAAAATTAACACCACCAATAATACCTTTATCTTTTACTAAAAGTTTAGCTTTACCTCTTGCATTCTCAGGGATACAGGCTAAAGAACTATGATCACCATCACCAACATCTTCACGTATAGCGTTAGAAATTATCATTTTCACTTCTGTATCAAATTGCTCCTGTGTAATCATAATTTGTTTTTGGTTTGCAACAAAAGTAAGAAATTGATTTACGAAAATAAATTTTACTTTTACGAAATTTAAGAATTTTTCTTATTTAAATACATTATTCATAAATACTAAATAGTAATTTTGCTTATATGACTATCAAACTTATTGCCATAGGAAAAACAGACAACAAACAACTTTTAGCGTTAATAGCTGATTATCAGAAGCGTTTAGGGTTTTACATTAAGTTCTCGTTAGAAATTATTCCGGATATAAAAAATTCTAAAAATTTAAGTGAAGACTTACAAAAGCAAAAAGAGGGTGAACTTATTTTGAAGAAATTAAACAATACTGATACCTTAATTTTGCTAGATGAGAATGGAAAACAGTTTGATTCTGTAGGTTTTTCTGACTATTTACAGAAACACATGAACTCTGGAATTAAACAATTGGTTTTTGTTATTGGTGGTCCTTACGGATTTTCGGATGAAATTTATGCCGAAGCAAAAGGTAAAATATCTTTATCTAAAATGACATTTTCGCACCAAATGATTCGTTTGTTTTTTATTGAACAACTTTATCGTGGTTTTACTATTTTACGAAATGAGCCTTACCATCATCGATAAACGAATAACCTAACTCTTTGTTAAGCACATAATATCTACAGTTTGAATTTAACCGATTTTAATCTAAAGCGTTTACTTTTCTAAGCGATTAAAAGCAAAAAAAAAAAAGATGACTAAATTTAATTTCAGTCATCTTTCTAAGTTGTATATGATACCCTTAAATTACTCTAGTGTGTTTTATAAACTTCTTTGCGTTTTTTAAGTTGTTTTTCTAAATCGCTAACTGTTTCCCGAACTGATACTTCAAAATTACGCTCGTTTGATGTAGCAAATATTCTTGGTCCTGGTAAGCTTAATTCAATATTACATATTCTACCAGCATCGTGAGCCTTTTCATCTTGTTTAAAATGAACCGTTGCGCTTATTAAAAACTCATAACGATTAAATAATTTCTCTAATTTTTCTTCTGTGAAAGCTGTTAATGTTTCGCTTGCATCTACTCCTACGTATTCAAAATTTACTATCATAACTTATGTTTTATATTATCAAATATAGCTTTGGGAATTCTGATTTTAAATGATTTTCGTCATATATAAAAATGTTTTAGCCCAACCAACTCATAATCAATAGCTCTTTAATTACTTCCTTTTATTAATTCTTCCATTATGCTTTTAAGCTTCCCTGGCTCAATAGGCTTAATGATATAATCTGATATATCACTAATTCTCTTAGCCTTTTCTATATCTACAGGGTCTACAGAAGAAGACACCATATATATTACGGTTTTCTTACCTAGCTTAGATTTAATTTTAACATACTCTTCCATGAATTGATAACCATCCATGATAGGCATATTAATATCTAGAAAAATAACATCTGGAAGCTCATCATTCTGGTTTAGGTTGCTTAACAGAAACTCTAAGGCTTCTTCTCCATCAGAAAAAACTTTTATATTTTTTTCAAACTCTAATAACTCCAATGTTTTTACTACAGTAAATTGATAAATATCATCATCATCAACTATGCAAATATTAACAGGTGTATTCATCATAACTCAATTAATTAAAATTAATATAAAACGTAGTACCTTCGTTTACCTTGCTCGTTGCATATATTGTACCATTTAATGCTTCTACTTGTGTTTTAACCATAAATAAACCAACACCCTTTGCTTCTGGATGCCTATGAAATACTTTGTTAAGGCCAAATAATTTATGACCGTGCTTTTCTAAATCAATTCCTAAGCCATTATCTTGAAAGAACAATCTAACTTTTCCATCGATAATCTCAGATTTAATAAATATTTCTGGAACACGATTTTTAGAGCGATACTTAATAGAATTCCCTACTAAGTTAAGAAAAATACTTTCTAAATAAATTCTATCGTATTTTATTTTTGATATTTCGGAGAAATCGCTAGTAATAATAGCCTCATTCTTCATGATTTGCCCTGTTAAAATTTCTTTTGTTTTATTTAAAACATCATTAAATTTAAGTTTTTCAAATTCTTTAGGTGTGTTGTTTTTAATTTTAACAGCATCTACTAAAGTATTTAATGTCACCGTAAGGTGATTTATTACTTTTTCAAATTTCTCGAACAAAAATGCTTTATCATCTTCACTAACTGAAGCGTTATACAGACCTAGAAGCGAATTAAGATTACTCACTGGAGCTCTTAAATTATGCGATGTAATGTGTGCAAAATCGGCTAATTGATTATTATTTTTAATTAATTTTTGAGCTAAAATTTCTAAATCGTTTTTAGATTTAATTATTTTATTTTGAGCAGATTTTTGCTCGGTAACATCTCGTATTACAGCAGAAATAAGCATACCCTCTTCCGTTTTCAATGGGCTTAAACTCATTTGTATAGGGAATTCTCGGCCATTTTTATTAATGGCAAACATATCTCGACCTTCGGATAATTCGGTAGTTTTTGGTTTATTAAGAAACGATTTTCTTTGAAACTCATGATCTTCTAAAGATCGAATTGGTAAGAGTAAATCTATAGGTTTATTATAAATTTCGTCTATTGTATACCCAAAAAGCAGTTCTGCTTGCTTATTTATTATCTGAATTAAAGAATCTTCGTTAGTAATTACCATGGCATCTGGTGCAGATTCCAACAAACCTCTAAACTTATTCTCAGCCATTTTTTGAGCTGTTACATCTTGGCAAGTCCCTGTCATCTCAACAACTTCACCTTTTGCATCTAGAACCACTTCTGCTAAGAGCTGAATTGTTTTCACAGAACCATCTGGCAACCAAATACGATGCGTTAAATCCATAAATTCTTTATCCTCAATAGCTTGCTCTACATGTTTCGACACCAGTTCTTTTTCATCATTATGAACGGAATTAAAATATGTATCATAAGCCAACTCGGTATCTTTATCAATGCCAAAAATTTCAAAAAGATTGGTAGACCATTTCACCTCATTTGTAATAAGATTCCATTGCCAGTTCCCCATCATGGTGATTTTCTCAGCAAATGTTAAGAGTTGATTTTTACGTAAAAGTTCGGCTTTTGCTAATTTTTGCGCAGTAATATCACGTATTGCTGCCGAAACTAAAATACCATCTTCGGTCTCTAATGGACTTAAAGTTATCTGAACAGGGAATTCTTTCCCATCTTTATTCATAGCAGCTAAATCTTCTTCCCCAGACGATTCGGTTCCTACTAGATCTCCTAATAATTTATCCACTTTAGATTCACACCCAGATAAAAAACGTTTTGGCAAGAGTAAATCGACAGATTTATTAAATAACTCTTCAATTTTATAACCAAACATTTTTTCTGCTTGCTTATTAATCATTTGAATTTTAGAGGCCTCATTTGTAATTACCATAGCATCTGGCGCCGATTCTAATAAGCCTCTAAACTTATTTTCTGCCATTTTCTGTTCGGTAATATCTTGACAAGTACCTATCATTTCAATAATATCGCCAGCAGTATTCTTAACCACTTCTCCTAAAAGCTGTACTGTTTTTACTTTTCCATTTGTTATTATACGATGCGAAAAACTTGTAAAGCCTTTATCGATAGCAGCATTATCAAAATGCGCACTTACCAAATCTTCATCATCAGGATGCACAAAACTGAAATATGTATTAAACCTTAGGTCGGTTTTTTCTTCATTAAGTTCAAAAATATTATAAAGATTGCTAGACCACTCTACCTTATCCTCAGGGATATTCCATATCCAATGCCCCATAAGCGTAATTTCCTCTGCAAAATTAAGCAGTTGATTTTTACGTAAAAGTTCATTTTTAGCTAATTTTTGTGCTGTAATATCTTGGGTAGTACCAATCATTTCGATAATTTCACCTTGATCATCAAGAATTACTTCACCTAAAGTATGTATTGTTTTCAATTCACCGTTACTAGCTACAATGCGATGTATAAAATTATTAGGAAACGTTTTCTCCACAATGGCATCCGCTACAAATTTAGCTACCATAGCTTCGTCTTCTGGGTGAACAAAACTTATAAATGTTTCGTAACTTAAGTCGATTTGGTTTTTATCACTAGCATAAATCTCATGCATATTATCCGACCATTGTAAAGCACCGGTAACCAAATTCCACTGCCAATTCCCCATCTTGGTTATTCTTTCAGCAAAACTCAAAAATTTATTTTTCAGCAACAGTTCGGTTTCTGCTATTTTTTGTTCTGTAATATCTTGGGTAGTACCAATGACTTCTATAACTTCTCCTAAATTATTGGTTTTAACTTCACCCAAAAGTCGAAGTATTTTAGTTTCGCCTTTAGCCGTTACAATACGGCTTATAAAATCATTTTCAAAAACTTTATTTTCTATAGTCGCTTTAACGTGTTCTTCAACATTTTCCTTATCCTCCGGATGCACAAAATGAACTAAATTATCAAAACTTATAACCCCTTCTTTATCGTCTATCTCATAAATTTCATACATTCCATCAGATAGCCATACTGTATTTCTAAGAACATCCCAACGCCAATTACCCATTAGGGTAATTTTCTCTGCATAATTTAATAATTGATTTTTACGAATCAATTCCTTTTCTGCTATTTTTCGTCCAGAAATATCTGTTGAAACCCCTAAAAAACCAACATTATTACCTTGCTCATCTTTAATAGTCGTTAAAGTTGATTCTACAGGAAAAGTTGTGCCATCTTTTCTAACAAAGGTCCATTCTCTAATATCGAAAGTATCTTCTTTTCCTAAGTCTCGATAAGGATCGTAATTTTCAAATTCCCTCTCGTACTTATTTGCCATATCCCTTCTAAAGTTAACCAACTCTTCTTCTAAGTAAAATACGTTAGGTTGAACTCTACCAATCATTTCAGCTGCGGAATACCCTAAAAAATCCTCTGCACCACGATTAAAATGAGTAATTAAACCTTCATTATCTGTTGAAACTATTGCTAAAGCTTTTGAATTGAATATAGCCTTCAATTCCGTATGAGCCTTATGTAGTGCTAGTTCTGCCGATTTTATTTTATTAATATCTTGAAAAACACCAAAAACACGAGTACATTCACCTCTTATAAATTCTGCTTGCCCGATAGCGCGCGTCCAAATAGCTTTACCTTTAGCCGTTATAAGCTCTAATTCTAAATCGAAAGGTGTTCCTTGCTCCTTACTATCATTAATAGCTTTTTCAATAGCATTTCTACTTATCCCTTCTTTAAAAAACTCAATAGCACTTTCTAAATTTGGCTCATAATCTTCTGGCACTTCATGTATTTCATGAAGTACTTTACTCCAAAAAACATTATTTTTTATTAAATCAATTTCCCAAGTTCCAATGCGGGCTATTTGACTTGTTTTATCTAAAATATTTTCTATAAGCTCTTTTTCGTCTTCTTTCTCCTTTATATGGGTAATATCTCCAGTATGCATAATTAAACCACCAACTTCACCTTCGGAAATGTACCAAGGTCTAACATCCCAAAAAATCCATTGTACTGTGCCATCTAAACGAACAAAAGGAGCTTCGTCACAAACATCTATCGCTCCATTTAAGCATTTTTGATGGTTGGCTTTCCAATCATCCCCAATTTCAGGAAAAAGATCATAATGGCAACGACCAATAATTTCTTCATCTTCCATTTTATAATCTGAAATCCATTTTTTAGAAGCTGCTAGATAGCACATATTAGTATCCAGCATAGCAATAGCTGTTGGTGCCTGCTCTATAAAAATTCTATTATTGGCATCTTTAAGTTCTAAATCTGTTTTTAGCTTTGTAAGTTCAGAAAGGTTCGATTTTATTTCAGTTCTTGATGTTTCTAATTTATCATTAGAAGATTTTATTTCTTTTAAATTGAACAAAAACTTCTTGAATACCGGTCGTATCACCATCAAAAAACCACCTAGCAGTAATAAAAATGTTCCAATAGCAAGAAAATAAATAACGGTTTTTAAAGTCTTTAGATTTTTCTCTCCCTCTTTTTGATATTCAGAAATTAAACTATCTATATTTTCAAAATAAGGCTTCTCTACTTCTGCAATATTTTTAAATTCTGCTTTTAACACCTCAAAATCAGATTGACCGATAAGATTTTTACCTGAGGTTGTTAATTCATTTAAATAGTTTTTGTTTTTTTCTAGAAGTACAGTTACTGTTTCGTTATTTTCTTTTTTATTGTTAATAGCCTGTTGATACCCCTGCAAGCTATCCCATTGTTTTGTAAGTTCTTTTAAAGTATTTAGTGTTATATCAGTCTCCTGCTTTTCGGCATATCCAATACTAAAAGCCAGCTTAGATATGCGTTGCCCTAAAACACGTTGTTTTCCTGCAAGACTAATTAAATTAGAATCTAAAATCTGCGAGCTTATACTGTTTTGAACAATGAACAAAGCAGTTAAAGTTATAATTATAATAGAAGAGACAAATAGTAGATATCTTTTCTTTATAGATTTTTCTAGTTTTTCCATTAATAGCTTATACTCATCAATATTAATTGACTTTACTTAAACAAAAATTATTTTTATTTTAATTCTAATATTTAAAAATAGAATGCTATTATTACACTTAGCCCACAATTGGAATAAGAAAAACACGAAACAGAGGGATATGTATTATTATTCGGGGCTACAAATATTAACAAAACTATGCCAAAATATGAAATTATATATAATTACGTACGTTTTTTTTTCAATAAGTTAAATCAAATAAGACTTTTACAGTCATAAAAACCCCACATTACGAATGAGACTAGTTTTTGCTACAAATAATATGAATAAAATAAAAGAAGTACAATCTTTAATTCCGAGTGAAATTGAACTTCTTAGTTTAAAAGATATTGGCTGCTTTGAAGATGTACCCGAAACTCAAAATACAATTGAAGGTAATGCCAAGCAAAAAGCCGAATACATAAAAACAAATTATAATTACGATTGCTTTGCTGATGATACAGGCTTAGAAGTTAATGTATTAAACGGTGAACCAGGAGTTTACTCGGCACGTTACGCAGGAGAACAGCGTAATGCAGAAGACAATACCAACAAGCTTTTAACAGAATTACACAATAAAACCGATAGATCTGCCCAATTTAAAACCGTAATTGCATTACACCTAAACGGAGAGCTACATACATTTACAGGTATTTGTAAAGGTGAAATTACTACCGAAAAACATGGTGAAAAAGGTTTTGGTTACGATCCCGTTTTTAAACCTAACAACTACAACAATACCTTTGCGGAAATGGACTTAAGTTTAAAAAACAGTATTGGTCATCGAGGCAAAGCTGTTACGGAGTTAGTCGAGTTTTTAAATGAAAAAAATTAAGCATAACGCATCAAAAAAAAATCTTTTTGAGGTTGGCTATTAAAATTGTTTTATTACATTTAGTCTATGACAGAGGAATACTTAGAAAAAGAGAATGCGGCCATAAAAAAAGCGTATAAAGAACTGCTGAAGGTTAGTTATACTACGCTTTCTGATGATGATAAAAAACTAATTCGTAGGGCTTTTGAAGTTGCCGTAGACGGACATAAAGACCAACGCCGTAAATCTGGAGAAGCCTATATTTTCCATCCCATTGCTGTGGCTAAAATTGTAGCTCAGGAAATTGGTTTGGACGGCACCTCTATTGCTGCTGCTTTGTTGCATGATGTTGTTGAAGATAGCCCTGATTACACCATAGAAGATATTGAAAAACAATTTGGAAAAACCATTGCAACCATTGTTGCTGGATTAACTAAAATTTCTTCTTTAAGTAAAGATCAAGATATGGATGTTTCGCTTCAGGCGGAAAACTTTCGTAAAATGTTATTGACCTTAAATGATGATGTTCGCGTTATTATTATAAAAATTGCAGATAGGTTGCACAACATGCAAACCATGGATTCCATGCGGCCTGATAAGCAAATTAAAATAGCCTCGGAAACGCTTTATATTTATGCGCCTTTAGCACACCGTATTGGACTTTATAACATAAAAACCGATCTAGAAGATTTAGGTTTAAAATATCTTGAACCAGTAGATTACAACGATATTTTAAACAAAACTAAGGAAAGCAAAAAAGATCAAGACCTTTATATAGAACAATTTAGTGAAGTTATAAAACACTCATTAGATAAAGAAAAACTAAACTATACTATAAAAGGACGACCAAAGTCTATTTTTTCTATTAGGAAGAAGATGATTAACCAAGGTGTATCTTTCGATGAAGTTTACGATAAGTTTGCGATTAGAATTATATATAAATGTGATGCCGATCCGCAGAACGAAAAGTTCCTTGCTTGGAAAATATATTCTATAGTTACCGATCACTTTAGGCCAAACCCTATACGTCTTCGCGATTGGATATCTTCTCCTAAAAGTACAGGTTACGAAGCGCTTCACATTACAGTAATGGGGCCAAAAGGCCGCTGGGTAGAAGTACAAATACGTAGTGAGCGTATGAATGAAATAGCCGAAAAAGGTTATGCAGCACACTATAAATATAAACAAGGAAGCGAAAAAGAAGATAACTTAGAAAGTTGGATAAATAGATTGCAAGAAGCTTTAGAAAATCCGCATACCAATGCTGTAGATTTTGTAGAGCAATTCAAACTAAACTTATATTCAAAAGAAATATTTGTCTTCACTCCTAAAGGTGATTTAAAATCGTTACCAAAAGGAGCCACAACTCTCGATTTTGCTTTTAGCATACATACCGAAGTTGGTATGAAAACGCGAGGCGCCAAAGTTAACGGCAAACTCGTACCGCTTAGTTACGAGCTAAAAAGTGGAGACCAAGTAGATATTTTAACTTCAGAAAATGCAAAACCTAATCCAAACTGGTTAGATTATTCTACCACAGCACGCTCACGAAGTAAAATTAAATCGGCATTAAAAGAAGATAGAAAACTTGTAGGTGAAGATGGTAAAGAGATTTTACGCAGAAAATTAAAGCAGCTTAAAATTAACCTTAATGAAGCTTCTGTTAACGAAATGGTTAACTATTTTAAGCTTAAAACAAGTTTAGATTTATTTTACAGAGTTGGTCTTGGTACTATAGATAACACAATGCTTAAGGCATATGCGGCATCAAGAAGTAATGCTTTAATGAGCTTTCTGAAAAGTAAAATAACTCGTAAAGCTAATATTAACACCGACGAATTAGAAAAAGATGAAATTACAGCAAAATACGATGCTGTTGTTTTTAATAAAGAAGAAGAAAAGCTAGATTATAAGTTAGCAACCTGCTGCCACCCGATACCAGGTGATGATGTTTTTGGATTTTTAACCGTTTCCGATGGTTTAAAAGTTCATAAAATGAATTGCCCCAATGCATTGAGTTTACAATCTAATTACGCCTACCGGATCATGCCTGCCAAATGGATCGATTCTTCTCAACAAGAATTCTTGGCACATATTTCTTTAACCGGAATTGATCATATTGGGTTAGTTAATGATATTACCACCATAATTTCTGAGAACATGAGTGTTAATATGAAAAGTATTAGTTTTCAAAGTGACGACGGGCTTTTCTCAGGAAAAATTGATGTTGTAGTGAAGAATAAAACCCTTTTGAAAAAACTTTTAGACCGTCTTAAAAAAATTAATGGTATAGATAAGGTTACTAGAGTGTAAAAAAAGTGTAAATTTGCGATGAAATTATGGATACAAAAGTAGATACAAAAAATCAAGACATAGTTAAAAGCGTTTTTACAAGCTTTTTAGAGAATAAGGGACACCGTAAAACCCCCGAACGCTATGCTATACTTCAAGAAATTTATAATAACAACGAACATTTCGATATAGAATCTCTATATCTTAATATGAAAAATAAAAAGTATCGTGTTTCGAGAGCTACACTTTACAATACTATAGAACTACTTCTAGAGTGCGGTTTGGTTAGAAAACACCAATTTGGCCAAAATCAAGCACATTACGAAAAATCTTATTTTGACAGGCAACACGACCATGTTATCTTAACAGATACAGGAGAAGTTATCGAGTTTTGCGACCCTCGAATTCAATCTATTAAAAAAACTATCGAAGAAGTTTTCGATATTGAGATAAATAATCATTCACTCTATTTCTACGGGAAAAAAAAATCTCCCGATAGCAAAAAGGACAACTAACTAATTTTACAATGGCAGTAGATTTACTACTTGGATTACAATGGGGAGACGAAGGCAAAGGGAAAATTGTTGACGTACTAACCTCTAACTACAACATTATCGCACGTTTTCAAGGTGGACCAAACGCAGGACACACTTTGGTTTTCAACGGAAAAAAACACGTTTTACACACTATTCCGTCAGGTATTTTTCATGATGACGCTACCAATTTAGTTGGAAACGGTGTTGTTATAGACCCTGTAATTTTTAAAGGTGAACTTGACAAACTTGAAGCACAAGGCGTAGATTACAGAAAATCGCTAGTTATTTCAAGAAAAGCACACATTATTTTACCAACACATAGATTACTAGATGCAGCTAGCGAAACCTCTAAAGGAAAAGCTAAAATTGGATCTACATTAAAAGGTATTGGCCCAACTTACATGGACAAAACTGGTAGAAATGGTTTACGTGTTGGCGATTTAGAATTAAGCGATTGGAAAGAAAAATATAGAGCTTTAGCTAATAAGCATCAGTCTATGATTTCTTTTTACAACGTTGAAATTGAATACGATTTAGCCGAACTTGAAAAAGAATTTTTTGAAGCTGTTGAAGTTTTAAAATCTCTTAAGTTTATAGATTCTGAAGAATATGTTTACCAAGCACAAAAAGCAGGTAAAACTATTTTAGCTGAAGGCGCACAAGGGTCTTTATTAGATATTGACTTTGGAACATATCCATTTGTAACATCTAGTAACACGACTGCAGCCGGTGCTTGTACTGGTTTAGGTGTTGCTCCAGGACAAATTGGTGAGGTATTCGGGATTTTCAAAGCTTACACAACACGTGTTGGTTCTGGCCCATTCCCTACTGAATTATTTGACGAAGATGGTTCTCAAATGGCCAAAATTGGTAACGAATTTGGTGCAACTACAGGTCGTCCACGTCGTTGTGGATGGTTAGATTTAATTGCACTTAAATATGCTTGCCAAGTAAATGGTGTTACGCAATTAATGATGATGAAAGGTGATGTACTTTCTGGTTTCAAAACCTTAAAAGTATGTACAGCTTACAAATATAAAGGAGAAGTTATCGAGCATTTCCCTTACAACATAGAACCAGAAAATGTAGAACCAGTTTATACAGATTTTAGCGGTTGGGAAGAAGATTTAACAGAAATGTCTGAAGCATCTCAACTTCCAAAAGCTTTAAACGAATATATTGAATTTTTAGAAAAAGAATTAGAAATTCCTATTACTATAGTTTCTGTTGGACCAGATAGAAAACAAACAATTTTTAGAAATAAATAAAAATATTTCAAAATAATATTTAAGACCTGATGTGTTTCTCAAAACTGTCAGGTCTTTTTTATTAAAAAAAACATAACACATAATTAAACATCATTATTATCGTTATTTTTGCCACAAACATTTTCATTTTGATAAGAACAAAA
The window above is part of the Algibacter sp. L3A6 genome. Proteins encoded here:
- a CDS encoding response regulator — translated: MNTPVNICIVDDDDIYQFTVVKTLELLEFEKNIKVFSDGEEALEFLLSNLNQNDELPDVIFLDINMPIMDGYQFMEEYVKIKSKLGKKTVIYMVSSSVDPVDIEKAKRISDISDYIIKPIEPGKLKSIMEELIKGSN
- a CDS encoding HPF/RaiA family ribosome-associated protein, which codes for MIVNFEYVGVDASETLTAFTEEKLEKLFNRYEFLISATVHFKQDEKAHDAGRICNIELSLPGPRIFATSNERNFEVSVRETVSDLEKQLKKRKEVYKTH
- the rlmH gene encoding 23S rRNA (pseudouridine(1915)-N(3))-methyltransferase RlmH, with translation MTIKLIAIGKTDNKQLLALIADYQKRLGFYIKFSLEIIPDIKNSKNLSEDLQKQKEGELILKKLNNTDTLILLDENGKQFDSVGFSDYLQKHMNSGIKQLVFVIGGPYGFSDEIYAEAKGKISLSKMTFSHQMIRLFFIEQLYRGFTILRNEPYHHR
- a CDS encoding YihY/virulence factor BrkB family protein; amino-acid sequence: MTKPIEDKLDKIPVINILVRFLKKLKLPGLEGLSFYDLVELYVIGIAKGALATRASAIAFSFFMAIFPFLLFVLIIIPYVPIDDFKIEFLVFLESFLPPNTSDFFFENIFENIDQSQRGGLLSSVFVLSIGLMANGVNAVFSGFENSYHEQLTRNVFKQYLYALGIALILAFLLIITIVVLGYFQLYVVQGLFNALEHRGYEVASQGLFWTDVVKYLFFVLMVYLATATLYYFGTKEGKYSNFFSIGALFTTLLIILTSYFFGLYIENFGQYNKLYGSIGALLILMFYLWLNSNILLLGYELNASLNKLRKSF
- the nadC gene encoding carboxylating nicotinate-nucleotide diphosphorylase produces the protein MITQEQFDTEVKMIISNAIREDVGDGDHSSLACIPENARGKAKLLVKDKGIIGGVNFAKKVFAYVDKNLKLDVRIEDGTEVTYGDIVMYVEGSSQSILKAERTVLNAMQRMSAIATKTRMFVDLVEGTKTKILDTRKTTPGIRVLEKWAVKIGGGENHRFALYDMIMLKDNHIDFAGGITKAITMAKEYLTETGRDLQIMVEARDLSEVEEILQSDGVYRILIDNFDYEDTRKAVKLIGNKCLTESSGNINEATIRHYAECGVNFISCGALTHSVHNMDLSLKAMK